The following are encoded together in the Pleurocapsa sp. FMAR1 genome:
- a CDS encoding chromate transporter: protein MVAYVGYRLRGGIGALIAATAVLLPSFILVVASTIFYLQAGEIPAVNKVFAGFIPAVVAIIIGAATRMSKKAIKGWREVSIAAVAAILLKTIGGFYITLIVILGAGLVGWLCYQGKVRKTLAANPLPQQSEPLNIKSIVIPLGILAVILLFSLLALPLGSDSLAKIFATFAGMSLMLFGGGYVFIPMIQEVVVNNYHWVTQSQFSNAIVMGQITPGPILISAAFIGYVVKGIVGAAIATVAIFAPPALLMVTMSHLLDVNRCGSFSKSCKKYLHMDR, encoded by the coding sequence GTGGTAGCTTATGTCGGCTATCGTCTGCGAGGCGGTATTGGTGCATTGATTGCAGCTACAGCCGTATTATTACCTTCTTTTATTTTAGTAGTAGCCTCAACTATATTCTATTTACAAGCAGGAGAAATACCTGCTGTTAATAAGGTGTTTGCTGGATTTATTCCTGCGGTAGTAGCAATTATTATCGGTGCTGCGACTCGCATGAGTAAAAAAGCAATTAAAGGCTGGCGTGAAGTAAGCATTGCTGCCGTTGCTGCTATTTTGCTGAAAACAATTGGTGGATTTTATATTACCCTAATTGTTATTTTGGGGGCGGGATTAGTTGGTTGGCTTTGCTATCAGGGCAAGGTAAGGAAAACTTTAGCTGCTAATCCTTTACCTCAACAATCTGAGCCTTTAAATATTAAAAGTATAGTTATTCCCCTGGGTATCTTGGCAGTAATTTTGCTATTTTCATTGCTAGCTTTACCTTTAGGGTCAGATAGCCTCGCCAAAATATTTGCTACTTTTGCGGGGATGAGCTTAATGCTCTTTGGAGGCGGTTATGTCTTTATTCCCATGATCCAAGAGGTAGTAGTTAACAACTATCACTGGGTCACTCAAAGTCAGTTCAGTAATGCGATCGTCATGGGGCAAATTACTCCTGGACCAATCTTAATTAGTGCAGCATTTATTGGCTATGTAGTCAAAGGAATTGTCGGCGCAGCCATAGCAACCGTAGCTATCTTTGCACCTCCTGCCTTGCTGATGGTAACTATGTCTCATCTATTAGATGTCAATCGATGTGGAAGTTTTAGCAAATCTTGCAAAAAGTATCTACACATGGATAGATAA
- a CDS encoding sulfotransferase family protein — protein MSFSMIGTQRSGSNLLRLMLNQVDNVAAPHPPDILQRMMPLVPRYGDLSNKDSFYMLVDDVCRLVELNPVTWEWVVLDRANVASRCREHSLVAVFFAVYDILAETWGAKHWCCKSLANVFYLPEIYAYSQNAKFIYLYRDGRDVALSFQKAVVGEKHIYHIAQEWANAQRRALQMRSILGEEHFYSISYEQLVANPESSLEGLCGFMGEKYTPEMLNFHQSNEATNVAASSSLWKNVTKPIMKENIQKFLQQSTDEEIMIFELVAGDVLDALGYERVKIASGNKAAFSDIAIKQFDEINQHLKQEKRREMNPEDLQRRDRQASFLKEIQGRKLVSV, from the coding sequence ATGTCTTTTTCAATGATCGGAACTCAGCGTTCGGGTTCTAATTTGCTGCGCCTAATGCTCAATCAGGTAGATAATGTCGCTGCTCCTCATCCTCCCGATATACTGCAACGAATGATGCCTCTAGTCCCTCGCTATGGAGATTTGAGCAATAAAGACTCTTTTTATATGCTGGTTGATGATGTGTGCCGTCTTGTAGAGTTAAATCCTGTAACCTGGGAGTGGGTAGTATTGGATAGAGCAAACGTGGCATCTCGTTGTCGAGAACATTCTTTGGTCGCAGTCTTCTTTGCAGTCTACGATATTTTGGCAGAAACCTGGGGGGCAAAACACTGGTGCTGTAAAAGTCTGGCTAATGTTTTTTACCTGCCAGAAATTTATGCCTATAGTCAAAATGCCAAGTTTATTTACCTGTATCGAGATGGTAGAGATGTTGCCCTATCTTTTCAAAAAGCGGTAGTTGGAGAAAAGCATATCTATCATATTGCTCAGGAATGGGCAAACGCTCAACGTCGAGCTTTACAGATGCGCAGCATTTTAGGTGAAGAGCATTTTTACAGTATTAGCTATGAGCAACTAGTTGCCAATCCTGAATCTAGTCTGGAAGGTTTGTGTGGATTTATGGGCGAAAAATACACCCCTGAAATGCTAAATTTCCATCAATCCAATGAAGCAACAAATGTTGCTGCTTCTAGCTCTTTATGGAAAAATGTTACCAAGCCCATCATGAAGGAAAATATTCAAAAATTTCTCCAACAGTCTACAGATGAGGAGATTATGATCTTTGAACTAGTAGCTGGGGATGTTTTAGATGCTCTTGGTTATGAGCGAGTTAAAATCGCTTCAGGTAACAAAGCAGCGTTTAGCGATATTGCCATCAAGCAGTTTGATGAAATAAATCAGCACCTCAAGCAGGAAAAAAGAAGGGAAATGAATCCAGAGGATCTCCAAAGACGCGATCGCCAAGCTAGTTTTTTAAAGGAAATTCAAGGTCGTAAATTAGTATCTGTCTAA
- a CDS encoding DNA integrity scanning protein DisA nucleotide-binding domain protein: MGQWQDAFQNAVKNSVGCIFQILELPITFNIFIIGVPITTENVEQIFFQQEDFGFTPNEFKQVFDLAKDTFNNDPEQFFFIDTPHLNQVHKDSLYPKALRKAVQSILEKHDPEKKQISFCSFPLQKNEHWIVTVIQLERQDFDHHYQLTKKEHELHSMREYRIDRCFLESVIYRILAESELELQKPSAEETFLLANPKRVIEDAASSLLRSVEVHVNQWNSVDLLSFANAVAAERYEGAFSKGRLIICPTNHPDILTKIKLKVPIMIDDYRGIRKLLEVSSAQMALLCDVETVWGFGVPLNTYQPSLENLFEIRFTEHYTWELAHAENIMLRVKYREPRLPRERFNKEQFYNYVYRLFEVNKTTVARLVKAVEAAVEQRHGTILVITPEAEQETKRLAAQSTAIDAVTVTEEMISHISSIDGAILMSPGGVVHSFGVILDGKATKNGNSARGARYNSAIRYIDGEKARDVNCLALIVSEDGYADLYST, encoded by the coding sequence ATGGGTCAATGGCAAGACGCTTTTCAAAATGCAGTTAAAAACTCTGTAGGGTGTATATTCCAAATTTTAGAGCTGCCAATAACATTTAATATCTTTATTATCGGTGTTCCTATTACCACTGAAAATGTTGAGCAAATTTTCTTTCAGCAAGAAGATTTTGGGTTTACTCCCAATGAATTTAAGCAAGTCTTCGACCTAGCAAAAGATACATTTAACAACGATCCCGAACAATTCTTTTTTATAGATACTCCACATTTAAATCAAGTACATAAAGATTCTCTTTATCCCAAAGCACTACGCAAAGCTGTTCAATCTATTTTAGAAAAACACGATCCAGAAAAAAAACAAATTTCTTTCTGTAGTTTTCCCCTTCAAAAAAATGAACATTGGATCGTGACAGTTATTCAACTTGAGAGGCAAGACTTCGATCATCACTATCAATTAACCAAAAAAGAACATGAATTACATTCTATGCGCGAGTACAGAATAGATCGTTGTTTTCTAGAATCAGTAATTTATCGAATTTTGGCAGAAAGCGAATTAGAACTTCAAAAACCATCGGCAGAAGAAACTTTTTTATTAGCTAATCCCAAACGAGTTATCGAAGATGCTGCATCCAGTTTGCTCAGATCGGTAGAAGTTCACGTCAACCAGTGGAATAGCGTAGATTTATTATCTTTTGCCAATGCTGTAGCTGCTGAACGTTATGAAGGCGCATTTAGTAAGGGCAGATTGATAATTTGTCCAACTAATCATCCAGATATTCTAACTAAGATTAAATTAAAAGTGCCAATTATGATTGATGACTATAGAGGCATCAGAAAACTGCTCGAAGTTTCTAGCGCTCAGATGGCTTTGTTGTGTGATGTTGAGACTGTCTGGGGGTTTGGAGTGCCGTTAAATACGTATCAACCCAGCTTAGAAAATTTATTTGAAATCAGATTTACCGAACACTATACTTGGGAGTTAGCTCATGCTGAAAATATTATGCTGCGGGTTAAGTATCGAGAACCAAGATTGCCGAGAGAACGTTTTAACAAAGAGCAATTTTATAATTATGTGTATCGGCTTTTTGAAGTTAACAAAACAACAGTAGCTAGATTAGTAAAAGCTGTTGAGGCAGCGGTAGAACAACGCCATGGCACAATATTAGTTATAACCCCAGAAGCCGAGCAAGAAACCAAAAGATTAGCTGCTCAAAGCACTGCAATTGACGCAGTAACCGTTACCGAAGAAATGATTTCCCACATATCTAGCATTGATGGCGCAATTTTGATGTCCCCTGGTGGTGTTGTGCATTCGTTTGGAGTAATACTTGACGGAAAAGCTACTAAAAATGGGAATTCTGCCAGAGGAGCAAGATATAATTCTGCTATTCGCTACATTGATGGGGAAAAGGCTCGTGACGTTAATTGTTTAGCTCTTATTGTCTCTGAAGATGGCTATGCCGATCTTTATTCTACTTAA
- the trpE gene encoding anthranilate synthase component I produces the protein MIFPNFAQFTELAQQGNFIPVYQELVADLETPVSAWYKVCAGQPYNFLLESVEKEEKLGRYSFLGCDPMWVLEARGNKTIQTHRDNSVEEFTGNPFEICDRCLTSIKPVKLPQLPPGIGGLFGVWGYELINWIEPRVPVNSPSEDDLPDGVWMQVDNLIIFDQVKRKIWTISYADLRDADVSLEQAYQDASDRVTKLMLKLQLPLPIEAKSLEWKSLDSRSSSDSSLVYRSNIDKQAFCDNVSRAKDYIRAGDIFQVVLSQKLSTVYKGHPFNLYRSLRLINPSPYMGYYQFGDWQLIGSSPEVMVKADVRSDGKIEATLRPIAGTRPRGKTKAQDEAYAKDLLEDPKEVAEHIMLVDLGRNDLGRVCVKGSVSVNELMVIERYSHVMHIVSNVIGELEPDKTAWDLLKACFPAGTVSGAPKIRAMEIINELESERRGPYSGVYGYYDFEGQLNTAITIRTMIVRPYKENQCMVSVQSGAGMVADSVPETEYQETLNKARGLLEAIKSVN, from the coding sequence ATGATCTTTCCCAACTTCGCTCAATTTACCGAACTAGCACAGCAAGGTAATTTTATACCTGTATATCAAGAATTAGTTGCTGACTTAGAGACTCCCGTGTCCGCTTGGTACAAAGTATGTGCAGGTCAACCCTATAATTTTCTTTTAGAATCTGTAGAAAAAGAAGAAAAACTTGGTCGCTATAGCTTTTTAGGCTGCGATCCGATGTGGGTATTAGAAGCTAGAGGCAACAAAACTATCCAGACTCACCGAGATAATTCGGTTGAAGAGTTTACGGGCAATCCTTTTGAAATTTGCGATCGCTGTTTAACCTCGATTAAACCAGTTAAGCTGCCACAGCTTCCTCCTGGTATTGGCGGTTTATTTGGCGTGTGGGGCTATGAATTGATTAATTGGATTGAACCAAGAGTTCCCGTCAATTCTCCGAGTGAGGATGATTTACCTGATGGAGTTTGGATGCAGGTAGATAATCTAATTATTTTTGACCAGGTTAAACGCAAGATTTGGACAATCTCCTATGCGGACTTACGAGATGCCGATGTTAGCCTAGAACAAGCATATCAGGATGCGAGCGATCGCGTTACTAAATTAATGCTCAAGCTACAGTTACCTCTGCCTATAGAAGCAAAATCTCTTGAATGGAAATCTTTAGATAGTCGCAGTAGTTCTGATTCAAGTTTAGTATACCGTAGCAATATCGATAAGCAAGCCTTCTGTGATAACGTTAGCAGGGCAAAAGATTACATTCGAGCAGGAGATATTTTTCAAGTTGTCTTGTCTCAAAAGCTTTCCACCGTCTATAAAGGTCATCCTTTTAATCTGTATCGCTCTCTACGCCTAATTAACCCTTCTCCCTACATGGGTTACTATCAGTTTGGTGATTGGCAGCTAATTGGTTCATCTCCAGAAGTAATGGTTAAGGCAGATGTGAGAAGCGATGGCAAGATTGAAGCTACCCTTAGACCCATTGCCGGAACTCGCCCCCGTGGCAAAACCAAAGCCCAAGACGAAGCTTATGCTAAAGATCTTTTAGAAGATCCCAAAGAAGTCGCTGAACACATCATGCTAGTAGATTTAGGCAGAAACGATTTAGGTCGTGTCTGTGTTAAAGGCAGCGTTAGCGTTAATGAACTAATGGTAATCGAACGTTATTCTCATGTAATGCACATTGTCAGCAATGTTATTGGTGAGCTTGAACCAGATAAAACAGCCTGGGACTTATTAAAAGCCTGTTTTCCTGCGGGTACAGTCAGTGGCGCGCCCAAGATTCGCGCGATGGAAATTATCAATGAACTTGAATCCGAAAGGCGGGGACCCTATTCTGGAGTTTATGGTTACTATGATTTTGAAGGACAGCTAAATACTGCTATTACTATTCGCACCATGATTGTTCGTCCCTATAAAGAAAATCAGTGTATGGTTTCGGTACAATCAGGGGCAGGAATGGTAGCTGACTCTGTGCCTGAAACTGAATATCAAGAAACTTTAAATAAAGCCAGGGGGTTATTAGAGGCGATTAAAAGCGTTAATTAA
- a CDS encoding type II toxin-antitoxin system HigB family toxin, which produces MHLISIRNLRFDAAKHPDAIAPINNWYATAKKSQWTNLEDVRRIYRDAEAVGNFTVFNIKGNKYRLIVGIDYENQTVYHKYFLTHSEYDQDKWKNDSYF; this is translated from the coding sequence ATGCACTTAATTTCAATTCGCAATCTTCGTTTTGATGCTGCAAAACATCCAGATGCGATCGCGCCTATTAATAATTGGTATGCAACAGCAAAAAAGTCACAGTGGACAAATCTAGAAGATGTCCGCAGAATTTATCGAGATGCCGAAGCAGTAGGAAATTTTACAGTATTTAACATTAAAGGTAATAAATATCGTTTGATTGTTGGTATTGATTACGAAAACCAAACTGTTTATCATAAATATTTTTTAACTCATTCAGAATACGATCAGGATAAATGGAAAAATGACTCTTACTTTTAA
- a CDS encoding helix-turn-helix domain-containing protein, producing MTLTFNKTAYSNLLSQYIPQVIETEEEYDRALTIAEKLTFAKNRTLEEKALHKLVVALIEAYETENYPMKESTPHEILQHLMESSSTKQADLVSVIGSSGVVSEVVNGKRSISKAQAKALGDYFKVSSNLFI from the coding sequence ATGACTCTTACTTTTAATAAAACTGCCTACTCCAATCTTTTGAGTCAATATATACCTCAAGTAATTGAAACAGAAGAAGAATACGATCGCGCCTTAACAATAGCAGAAAAATTAACTTTTGCTAAAAATCGTACTTTAGAAGAAAAAGCCTTACACAAGTTAGTAGTAGCTTTGATTGAGGCTTACGAGACAGAAAACTATCCAATGAAAGAATCTACACCTCATGAAATTCTGCAACATTTAATGGAGTCTAGTAGTACCAAACAAGCTGACTTGGTAAGCGTAATTGGTTCTAGCGGAGTAGTGTCTGAGGTAGTGAATGGTAAACGGTCTATTAGCAAAGCACAAGCTAAAGCATTAGGAGATTATTTTAAAGTTTCATCAAATTTGTTTATTTGA
- a CDS encoding isopenicillin N synthase family dioxygenase produces the protein MSEILYDEVPSINLNDFTANNPERKQKFVQTLGEAYQNIGFVAVKNHGLSKELTASLYSAVEQFFALPEATKLNYEIKGLGGQRGYTAKGREHAKGRNVGDLKEFYHIGQEIAAADTSLGYPANIFPQEVPEFATTTVEAYRTLETAGLKILRAIAIYLELNEFYFDDKVRLGNSILRAIHYFAIANPQEVPDGAVRAAAHGDINLITLLMGASTEGLQILRKDGKWIWVTALPDQIVVNVGDMLERLTNNKLKSTVHRVVNPPKELLHTPRYSIPFFMHPISQMDLTCLTNCIDEHNPKQFADITAGEFLTERLREIGLIK, from the coding sequence ATGAGCGAAATTTTATACGATGAAGTGCCTTCTATAAATCTAAACGACTTTACTGCTAATAATCCTGAACGCAAGCAAAAGTTTGTCCAAACCTTGGGTGAAGCTTACCAAAATATTGGTTTTGTGGCGGTAAAAAACCATGGCTTATCTAAAGAGTTAACAGCCAGCTTATACAGTGCAGTCGAACAGTTTTTTGCCTTACCAGAAGCTACTAAATTAAACTATGAAATAAAAGGATTAGGAGGGCAAAGAGGATATACTGCTAAAGGCAGAGAACACGCCAAAGGTAGAAATGTTGGAGACTTGAAAGAGTTTTACCACATAGGGCAAGAAATTGCCGCAGCAGATACTAGCTTAGGTTATCCTGCTAATATATTTCCCCAAGAAGTACCTGAATTTGCCACAACGACAGTAGAAGCCTATCGAACTTTAGAAACAGCAGGGTTGAAGATTCTTAGAGCGATCGCAATTTATCTAGAACTAAATGAGTTTTATTTTGATGATAAAGTAAGGTTGGGCAATAGCATTCTCCGTGCTATTCATTACTTTGCCATAGCCAATCCCCAAGAAGTTCCAGATGGCGCAGTTCGTGCAGCAGCCCACGGTGATATTAATCTAATTACTCTGTTGATGGGTGCAAGTACAGAAGGTTTGCAAATATTACGCAAAGATGGCAAATGGATTTGGGTAACCGCCTTACCCGATCAAATAGTAGTCAACGTTGGCGATATGTTAGAACGACTTACCAACAACAAATTAAAATCAACTGTTCATCGAGTAGTCAATCCGCCAAAAGAACTACTGCATACTCCCCGTTACTCCATTCCTTTTTTTATGCACCCAATTTCCCAGATGGATCTTACCTGTCTGACTAACTGCATTGATGAACACAATCCCAAACAATTTGCAGACATTACCGCTGGCGAATTTTTAACTGAGCGTTTGCGAGAAATAGGATTAATAAAATGA
- a CDS encoding chromate transporter — protein sequence MIEKVDFEFSKSPLDFSAVSLPYLCENFLKIGSTAFGGFMALVCVIENIMVDKQQLLTHEDMLDGISLASVLPRPVAR from the coding sequence ATGATTGAAAAAGTAGATTTTGAATTCTCTAAATCTCCCCTAGATTTTTCTGCGGTATCCTTACCTTATTTATGTGAGAATTTTCTCAAAATTGGTAGTACAGCCTTTGGCGGCTTTATGGCTTTGGTTTGCGTCATCGAAAACATTATGGTGGACAAACAGCAACTTTTAACCCATGAAGATATGCTTGATGGAATATCTCTAGCCAGCGTTTTGCCAAGACCAGTAGCTCGCTAA
- a CDS encoding TIGR03960 family B12-binding radical SAM protein: MTLAFDNLVDADIAKPARYLGNELGAVHKPWTEAEVRWVLTYPEVYEVGASNLGHIILYNIINAQPQQLCDRTYLPAPDLSAKLRSTNTPLFALESKRSLLDFDILGFSLSYELGATNILEMLSLANIPLTWQERDAGDYPLIFAGGQTATSNPEPYADFFDFIALGDGEELLPEIGLVIKEAKAAGLSKAKLLLDLAQVPGVYVPRFYKMAQDGSVHPTNPEVPKRILRRVATPIPAYSIGLVPFIETVHDRLTVEIRRGCTRGCRFCQPGMLTRPATDVEPDKVVDAITKGMRATGYNEFSLLSLSCSDYLALPAVGMEIKNRLQEENISLSLPSQRVDRFDDNIADIIGGLRKSGLTFAPEAGTQRMRDVVNKGLTNEELLRGIQTAVARGWSKVKLYFMIGLPGETDVDVAGIAETVRWLRRECSQLSSKRLNFNITISNFTPKPHTPFQWHSVSTSEFRRKQNLLREEFRRIKGVKINYTDVRISAMEDFVGRGDRRLAPVVKRAWELGAGMDSWWENLDKAYGAWSQAIAEADLTWKYRQVEDGEWNIFLDADTATSIEDATDAPLPWDHINTGIDKQWLKEDLQRALDAATVPDCAFDGCSHCGVCGTDFGHNIVVKPPAIPKFAGHYKPNQHKEQKIRMWFGKVAEMGLISHLDLVRLFDRAIRRAALPISFTGGYHPGPKISIANALSLGITSNGEIVDFELTEDMDVEEFRTRLEAQLPDNLPIYKVEDIDLKSSNASRLMDKAEYLITVQSEEDIDAAWSQWIDAIKNSQEILWEKFTKSGNKKVVNLCDRLFSLSLESETDNQAVIRFTGSCRNDGTNLSPDNFVYMLEQIAKIEFQLLNVHRQQLILN; this comes from the coding sequence TTGACCCTTGCCTTTGATAACCTTGTTGATGCCGATATAGCCAAGCCAGCTAGATATTTGGGTAACGAACTTGGTGCAGTACATAAACCCTGGACAGAAGCCGAGGTGCGTTGGGTGCTGACTTATCCTGAAGTCTATGAGGTGGGGGCATCAAATTTAGGTCATATTATTCTTTACAATATAATTAATGCTCAACCGCAACAGTTGTGCGATCGCACTTATCTTCCCGCACCCGATCTTTCAGCAAAGCTGCGCTCGACTAATACTCCCTTATTTGCTCTAGAATCAAAGCGATCGCTTTTAGATTTTGATATTTTAGGCTTTAGTCTCAGCTATGAGTTAGGGGCAACAAACATCTTAGAAATGCTGAGTTTGGCAAATATTCCCTTAACCTGGCAAGAAAGGGATGCAGGAGACTATCCGTTAATTTTTGCAGGGGGACAAACCGCTACATCTAACCCCGAACCTTATGCAGATTTCTTTGACTTTATTGCTTTGGGTGATGGAGAAGAGCTTTTACCCGAAATTGGTCTGGTCATTAAAGAGGCTAAGGCAGCAGGATTGAGTAAAGCAAAGTTATTACTAGATTTGGCGCAAGTTCCTGGGGTATACGTTCCTAGATTCTATAAAATGGCGCAAGATGGCTCAGTTCATCCTACTAACCCTGAAGTACCTAAGCGTATATTACGTCGGGTTGCTACGCCTATTCCTGCCTATTCTATTGGCTTAGTTCCCTTTATTGAAACCGTACACGATCGCCTTACCGTAGAAATAAGAAGAGGCTGTACTCGTGGTTGCCGTTTTTGTCAGCCAGGAATGCTAACTCGCCCTGCCACAGATGTTGAACCAGATAAAGTCGTAGACGCAATTACCAAGGGAATGCGCGCCACTGGCTACAATGAGTTTTCTTTATTATCTCTTAGTTGCTCTGATTATTTAGCTCTTCCAGCAGTAGGAATGGAGATTAAAAATCGCTTGCAAGAGGAGAATATATCCCTGTCTCTTCCAAGCCAAAGAGTTGATCGTTTTGATGACAACATTGCCGATATAATTGGTGGCTTGAGAAAGTCTGGGTTAACCTTTGCCCCCGAAGCTGGCACGCAACGAATGCGAGATGTGGTGAATAAAGGATTAACTAATGAAGAATTACTCAGAGGTATTCAAACCGCTGTTGCCCGTGGCTGGAGTAAGGTCAAACTGTACTTTATGATCGGTTTACCTGGAGAAACTGATGTAGATGTAGCTGGTATTGCTGAAACGGTGCGCTGGTTGCGCCGAGAATGTAGTCAGCTTAGTAGTAAACGCCTTAACTTTAATATTACTATTTCTAACTTTACTCCTAAACCCCATACGCCTTTTCAGTGGCATTCTGTCTCTACCAGTGAGTTTAGACGCAAACAAAATCTATTGCGAGAAGAATTTCGCCGTATCAAAGGTGTAAAAATTAACTACACTGATGTCCGCATCTCGGCAATGGAAGACTTTGTAGGCAGAGGCGATCGCCGTTTAGCCCCTGTAGTTAAACGGGCTTGGGAATTGGGTGCAGGCATGGATTCTTGGTGGGAAAATTTAGATAAAGCTTATGGTGCTTGGTCACAGGCGATCGCTGAAGCGGATTTAACCTGGAAATATCGTCAGGTAGAAGATGGAGAATGGAATATCTTTTTAGATGCCGATACAGCCACCTCTATTGAAGATGCCACTGATGCACCCTTACCCTGGGATCATATCAATACAGGAATAGATAAACAATGGCTAAAAGAAGACTTGCAGAGAGCTTTAGACGCTGCTACTGTGCCTGACTGTGCTTTTGATGGTTGTTCTCACTGTGGCGTTTGCGGAACAGATTTTGGACACAATATTGTCGTTAAGCCCCCAGCTATTCCAAAATTTGCAGGACATTACAAACCAAACCAGCATAAAGAGCAAAAGATCAGAATGTGGTTTGGGAAAGTTGCCGAGATGGGATTAATCAGCCATCTCGATCTAGTGCGTCTATTCGACCGGGCAATTCGTCGCGCTGCTTTACCTATTTCCTTTACAGGCGGATATCATCCAGGACCAAAAATCTCTATTGCCAATGCTTTGTCTTTGGGTATTACCAGCAATGGTGAAATTGTTGATTTTGAACTGACCGAAGACATGGATGTAGAAGAGTTTCGCACTAGGTTAGAGGCACAACTCCCAGATAATCTTCCTATCTACAAAGTAGAAGATATCGATCTCAAGTCTTCAAACGCTAGTCGTTTAATGGATAAAGCAGAATATCTGATTACCGTACAGTCAGAAGAAGATATAGATGCAGCCTGGAGTCAGTGGATTGATGCTATTAAAAACAGTCAAGAAATATTGTGGGAGAAATTCACTAAGTCAGGGAATAAAAAAGTCGTTAATTTATGCGATCGCCTGTTCTCCCTCTCCTTAGAATCTGAAACGGATAATCAAGCAGTAATTCGCTTTACTGGTAGCTGTCGCAACGATGGAACAAACCTCTCGCCAGATAACTTTGTTTATATGTTGGAACAAATAGCAAAGATTGAGTTTCAATTACTTAATGTGCATCGTCAGCAATTGATTTTAAACTAA
- the menA gene encoding 2-carboxy-1,4-naphthoquinone phytyltransferase: MTTKQITQQKSKLWLAAIKPPMYSVAIVPIALGTAVAFAQTHLFNSQIFFTFLGSAILIIAWLNLSNDVFDSETGIDIHKDHSVVNLTGSKSLIFWVANFCLILGILGILSISWQQQDSTVLGLVLLCCFLGYTYQGPPFRLGYLGLGEIICFLTFGPGAVSAAYYAQTQIFSASNLAISTIVGVSTTIILFCSHFHQVEDDLAAGKRSPIVRLGTAKGAKVLASLTASIYILTAILVIAGILPFLSLIVFGSLPFAYQLVSHVNQNHGFPQKVSNSKFIAINLYLSSSLLLILGLVLSP, encoded by the coding sequence ATGACTACTAAGCAAATAACTCAACAAAAATCCAAGTTATGGCTAGCTGCTATTAAACCACCAATGTACAGTGTGGCGATCGTGCCGATTGCGCTCGGTACAGCAGTAGCTTTTGCCCAAACTCATCTGTTTAATTCCCAGATATTTTTTACTTTTCTAGGCTCGGCAATTTTGATTATTGCTTGGCTAAATCTAAGTAACGATGTCTTTGACTCAGAAACTGGTATTGATATCCATAAAGACCACTCGGTAGTCAATTTGACAGGCAGTAAATCTCTGATCTTCTGGGTGGCGAATTTCTGTCTGATTCTCGGCATATTAGGTATTTTATCTATTTCTTGGCAGCAGCAGGACTCGACTGTGTTAGGGCTAGTACTGCTTTGTTGTTTTTTAGGCTACACCTATCAAGGCCCTCCTTTTCGTCTGGGCTATCTCGGCTTAGGAGAAATAATTTGTTTCTTAACCTTTGGTCCAGGTGCAGTATCGGCAGCATATTATGCCCAAACTCAAATATTTTCAGCCAGTAACTTAGCAATATCGACCATAGTTGGGGTTAGCACCACAATTATTTTATTTTGTTCCCATTTTCATCAGGTAGAAGACGATTTGGCTGCTGGCAAGCGATCGCCTATTGTCCGTTTAGGAACAGCTAAAGGTGCAAAGGTGTTGGCTTCTCTTACCGCTAGCATTTACATTTTGACAGCAATCTTAGTAATCGCTGGCATACTTCCTTTTTTAAGCCTGATCGTCTTTGGCAGTCTTCCTTTTGCCTATCAGCTAGTAAGTCACGTCAATCAAAATCATGGCTTCCCCCAGAAAGTAAGCAATAGTAAGTTTATTGCCATAAATCTCTATCTTTCTAGTTCACTACTACTAATTCTCGGATTAGTTCTCAGCCCATAA
- a CDS encoding RidA family protein, whose protein sequence is MSKKVINTNKAPAPVGPYNQAIAASGQMLFVAGQIPLDPQSGNIVGEGDITAQTKQVMSNIEAILTEADANWDNVIKTSVFLTDLANFALMNQVYAQYFAEDTAPARACVEVSRLPKDVLVEIECIAVIDN, encoded by the coding sequence ATGTCTAAGAAAGTTATTAACACAAACAAAGCTCCTGCCCCAGTTGGTCCTTATAATCAGGCGATCGCTGCTTCTGGGCAAATGCTCTTTGTTGCTGGACAAATACCTTTAGATCCCCAGTCAGGAAATATTGTGGGTGAAGGAGACATTACCGCCCAAACCAAGCAGGTAATGAGCAATATTGAGGCAATACTTACAGAGGCTGACGCTAATTGGGATAATGTGATTAAAACTAGCGTTTTCTTGACTGATTTAGCCAATTTTGCCCTAATGAATCAAGTTTATGCCCAATATTTTGCCGAAGATACAGCCCCAGCCCGTGCCTGTGTCGAAGTTTCTCGTTTACCTAAAGATGTATTGGTTGAAATTGAATGTATTGCAGTGATTGATAACTGA